Proteins encoded within one genomic window of Thalassophryne amazonica chromosome 23, fThaAma1.1, whole genome shotgun sequence:
- the LOC117505424 gene encoding pancreatic secretory granule membrane major glycoprotein GP2-like, giving the protein MVYWDSARTQPIEEGTDIQLNYKIWVELKADGLDSRIVAVVIESCWATHDPLSNGTLRHDLIVNSCANLNDGTVTVESNGQGTTSYFSFNTFKFYGQTGDVYLHCRVHLCGTINNNCVLVVFVTRVGDQIDLQSWDAPIPFFSPD; this is encoded by the exons ATGGTCTACTGGGACTCTGCTCGTACCCAACCTATTGAGGAGGGAACCGATATCCAGCTGAACTACAAGATCTGGGTGGAACTGAAGGCAGATGGACTGGATAGCAGAATTGTTGCTGTGGTGATAGAATCTTGCTGGGCAACTCATGACCCATTATCCAATGGGACTCTCAGACATGACCTGATCGTGAACAG CTGTGCTAACCTCAATGATGGAACAGTGACGGTGGAAAGCAACGGACAAGGAACCACCAGCTATTTCTCCTTCAACACCTTCAAGTTCTATGGGCAAACTGGTGACGTCTACCTGCACTGCAGAGTCCATCTGTGTGGAACCATCAACAACAACTGTGTTCTG GTGGTGTTTGTGACTCGGGTTGGCGACCAAATAGACCTTCAGAGTTGGGATGCACCGATCCCATTTTTTTCCCCAGATTAG
- the LOC117505503 gene encoding low affinity immunoglobulin gamma Fc region receptor II-like, protein MEITALCTVMASIRVVPNRSQFFMYESFSLSCGERGNWPEWTLKRNTTQHINKECLAKTKALNCTIIVSYPSDSGVYWCESKAGECRDAVNITVSREGAILESPALPVMEGHDVTLRCKYNRTFSPPADFYKDGRFIGNSSTGNLSIPKVSKSDEGLYSCHVSAGGQSPGSWLAVREARLPHVPLSYVLLPVAGVCIFMATMVLLCLWKSHKGESDPADVSYTDVIIPQDVKLKPDRGLESRGTFYSTLNLAGAT, encoded by the exons ATGGAGATAACAGCACTGTGCACTGTTATGG CCTCCATAAGAGTGGTCCCCAACAGATCCCAGTTCTTTATGTATGAATCCTTCTCTTTGAGCTGTGGGGAACGAGGAAACTGGCCTGAGTGGACACTGAAGAGAAACACAACCCAACACATAAACAAGGAATGCTTGGCGAAAACGAAAGCATTGAACTGCACCATCATTGTCAGTTATCCATCAGACTCTGGGGTTTACTGGTGCGAGTCAAAAGCCGGAGAATGCAGAGACGCTGTCAACATAACCGTGAGCC GTGAGGGTGCGATCCTGGAGAGTCCTGCTCTGCCGGTGATGGAGGGACACGATGTGACTCTACGCTGCAAGTACAACCGGACCTTTAGCCCCCCTGCTGATTTCTACAAAGATGGACGATTTATCGGCAACAGCTCGACTGGAAACCTGAGCATTCCCAAAGTGTCCAAGTCAGACGAGGGTCTCTACAGCTGTCATGTCTCTGCAGGGGGACAATCACCAGGCAGTTGGCTGGCTGTGAGAG AAGCGCGGCTGCCTCATGTGCCTCTCAGCTACGTACTTCTTCCTGTGGCGGGCGTCTGTATCTTCATGGCTACAATGGTGCTGCTCTGCCTCTGGAAGAGCCACAAAG GTGAATCCGATCCTGCAGATGTATCCTACACCGATGTCATCATTCCACAGGATGTGAAGTTAAAGCCAGACCGAG GTCTGGAATCTAGGGGGACTTTTTACTCAACCCTGAACCTAGCAGGAGCGACCTGA
- the LOC117505493 gene encoding myelin-oligodendrocyte glycoprotein-like, whose translation MRTARFSSTASLWMLALVISFTLVEGRHRVIGSGEPVVAAVGSDAILPCRVEPELNVEDMTFEWSTPDPKHPQTQVIFLYVHRDRSELTAMKNAFFKDRTTLSLENLKHGNISLKILNVTLRDIGRYKCLVHRLDGEKQEGTVELIIASSSNSLTTETPLHPTEVQTPGLTKEVDHTGRPVQHFGLVATLVVLLLLVAGIVATFLFKIKHPMQHDVIKIPAVDKTTSPFDALLNYCWMA comes from the exons ATGAGAACTGCGCGGTTTTCTTCCACAGCTTCACTTTGGATGTTGGCTCTTGTCATATCTTTCACTCTGGTTGAAG GTCGACACCGGGTCATCGGCTCAGGCGAGCCAGTTGTTGCTGCCGTGGGCTCTGATGCTATTTTGCCATGTCGCGTGGAGCCCGAGCTCAACGTGGAGGACATGACGTTCGAGTGGTCGACACCTGACCCAAAACACCCGCAGACCCAGGTGATATTTCTGTATGTGCACCGGGACCGCAGTGAGTTGACGGCTATGAAGAATGCATTCTTCAAGGACAGGACGACGCTGTCTCTGGAGAATCTGAAACATGGGAACATTTCTTTGAAGATCCTGAACGTGACACTCAGAGACATTGGACGATACAAATGTTTAGTCCACAGATTagatggtgaaaagcaggaggggACTGTTGAACTCATCATCG CATCATCCTCAAATAGTTTGACCACAGAGACGCCTCTGCATCCCACAGAAGTCCAAACTCCAGGTCTGACAAAAGAGGTGGACCATACTG GTCGTCCTGTTCAGCATTTCGGTCTAGTCGCCACGCTGGTTGTTTTGCTGCTTTTGGTCGCCGGCATTGTCGCCACATTTTTGTTCAAAATAAAACATCCAATGCAACAT GATGTTATCAAAATACCTGCAGTGGACAAAACTACTTCACCTTTCGATGCCTTGCTCAACTATTGTTGGATGGCATAA